CATTTATTTAAAGAACTTAATGAAAGCCGTGTGCTAATGTCGGATTCAGCGCTGAGAGAAACATGGAAAGTACTGATCATTAATGATGGAATAGCGGATCGAACGGGCGCATTAGGCGGCGGAATGATTGGTGCATTTCTATTTGCGATGTTTTATTCCCTATTTGATTCCGCAGGAGCAACTGTTGCTGGTGTGTTATTACTGCTAATCGGACTCGTACTATTAACAGGAAAAGCATTGGTACCAATTATTGCGGAAAAGTTCCCGAAAATGGTTGAATCATTTAAAAAAACTTTTTCAGAAAGAGTTTCGCGTGACAAGAAAGAAAAGAAACCGAAAAAAGAGGAACCTAAGAAAACTAGGACTCGTCGCTCAGAAGTAAATGAAAAGCCTGTAATCGCTGAACCGATCATCGAGGACATTCCTTCACAACCAATTATTTCCACATTCACGGAACAGATAGACAAGCGTGCTAAAGATGAGGAAGCTGCTGTTATTGAAAAAGAGGTCGCTCTGGATTCAACAGATGCAGCTGTTAGCAATTTAGGTGCAATAATCGGTGAAGAAGAAAATGAATCTTATATATTACCGCCAAGTACTTTACTGACTGAAACGCCTCATAATGATCAGTCTGGCGAATATGACTCGATTCAAGAAAATGCGCAAAAACTAGAAGATACCTTTTTAAGTTTCGGCGTGAAAGCGCGCGTTGTACAAGTCCACCTAGGGCCAGCGGTCACGAAATATGAAGTACTACCCGCTACGGGCGTTAAAGTCAGTCGGATCGTTAGTTTGACAGATGATTTAGCACTGGCACTCGCGGCAAGTGATATTCGGATCGAAGCGCCAATTCCGGGGAAATCCGCCATCGGTATTGAAGTGCCGAATAGTGATGTTGCGGTCGTTAGTCTCCGGGAAGTCATTGAAGCAAAAGAAAATGATACACCCGAATCGAAATTAATGATTTCACTTGGTCGCGATGTTACAGGACAAGCTATACTAGCCGAATTAAACAAAATGCCGCATATGCTAATTGCTGGAGCAACCGGTAGTGGTAAAAGTGTTTGCATTAATGGGATTATAATAAGTATTCTTATGCGTACGAAACCGCATGAAGTGAAAATGATGATGATCGACCCGAAAATGGTTGAACTTAATGTCTACAACGGTGTACCGCATTTGTTAGCACCAGTCGTTACCGACCCGCGGAAAGCTGCTCAAGCATTGCAAAAAGTAGTTTCTGAGATGGAGCGTCGTTATGAACTCTTCTCTCATACCGGGACGCGAAATGTGGAAGGGTATAATAGTCATATTGACGAATGGAATCTAGAAAATGATGAAAAGCATCCACATATGCCTTATATTGTTGTCATTGTCGATGAACTTGCAGATTTAATGATGGTTGCGTCAAGCGATGTAGAAGATTCCATAACGCGTCTTGCGCAAATGGCACGTGCAGCGGGAATTCACTTAATCATTGCAACCCAGCGTCCGAGTGTTGACGTTATAACCGGCGTTATTAAAGCGAACATTCCATCACGAATCGCATTTGCGGTATCATCTGCAATCGACTCCAGAACAATATTGGATAGTGGCGGAGCGGAGAAGTTGTTGGGAAGAGGGGATATGCTGTTCTTGCCAGCAGGTGCATCTAAACCGGTTCGGATTCAAGGCGCTTTCGTTTCGGACCGCGAAGTCGAGGCTGTTGTCGACTTTGTCATTGAACAACAAAAAGCCCAGTATCAAGAAGAAATGATTCCGACTGAAATCGTTGACGTTCCACCGCACGAAGAGACAGATGAGTTGTATGACGATGCTGTTCAACTTGTTACAGAATTGCAAACGGCATCAGTATCGATGTTACAACGCCGGTTTAGAGTCGGTTATTCCAGAGCTGCACGCATCGTAGATCAGATGGAAATGCGCGGAGTTGTAGGACCGCCGGATGGAAGCAGGCCGCGTCAAGTGCTTATTAGTAAAGAAGAAGCTGACATTCATTCGTGAATTAATGTGGAATTTAGTACAACATTGTTACTAAAGTTTGGTAATCGCATGTTTATTTTAAATCTATGTTTATTTTGTGGGACGAAAGTGATATAGTGAAATTGATTAGTAGTGATATTCAAATAGCAATGAAAAGTCTGACCATCTAGAGGACGGTGATACATGATGACGAGTGCGGGGAAACTACACTACTTGCAAGTAATTGAAATTTTGAAAGAGAACATTGAATCAGGGGTTTTTAAAGAAAATGATCGTCTGCCTTCAGATTTTGAACTTGCCGAGAAATTTGATGTTACTCGAACAACTCTTCGAAAAGCATTAACTATTTTAGAAGATGAACGAGTACTAACCCGCCGACACGGGGTTGGTTTGTTTATTAATCCAAAACCAATCTTTACATCAGGTATTGAACAGTTGGAAAGTGTATCCGCAATGATAGAAAATGCGGGAATGGAACCAGGCACAATTTTTATGGATGTCTCAGATACAGATCCTACAGATGAATGTGTCTCGCAATTCGATTTCGCGGAAGATGAAAAACTTGTCGCGATTAAACGTGTT
This genomic window from Sporosarcina sp. Marseille-Q4063 contains:
- a CDS encoding DNA translocase FtsK — translated: MSRKRKGKRNANQRKKKQPGLHPLLYEVIGLAMIGLAVIIMFEFGPAGRGLSSATRFLFGNLHIAIPFLLIVQALIFMIMRKVGGWKNRIMGGSLFILASLLLFSHVHLFKELNESRVLMSDSALRETWKVLIINDGIADRTGALGGGMIGAFLFAMFYSLFDSAGATVAGVLLLLIGLVLLTGKALVPIIAEKFPKMVESFKKTFSERVSRDKKEKKPKKEEPKKTRTRRSEVNEKPVIAEPIIEDIPSQPIISTFTEQIDKRAKDEEAAVIEKEVALDSTDAAVSNLGAIIGEEENESYILPPSTLLTETPHNDQSGEYDSIQENAQKLEDTFLSFGVKARVVQVHLGPAVTKYEVLPATGVKVSRIVSLTDDLALALAASDIRIEAPIPGKSAIGIEVPNSDVAVVSLREVIEAKENDTPESKLMISLGRDVTGQAILAELNKMPHMLIAGATGSGKSVCINGIIISILMRTKPHEVKMMMIDPKMVELNVYNGVPHLLAPVVTDPRKAAQALQKVVSEMERRYELFSHTGTRNVEGYNSHIDEWNLENDEKHPHMPYIVVIVDELADLMMVASSDVEDSITRLAQMARAAGIHLIIATQRPSVDVITGVIKANIPSRIAFAVSSAIDSRTILDSGGAEKLLGRGDMLFLPAGASKPVRIQGAFVSDREVEAVVDFVIEQQKAQYQEEMIPTEIVDVPPHEETDELYDDAVQLVTELQTASVSMLQRRFRVGYSRAARIVDQMEMRGVVGPPDGSRPRQVLISKEEADIHS
- a CDS encoding GntR family transcriptional regulator, translated to MMTSAGKLHYLQVIEILKENIESGVFKENDRLPSDFELAEKFDVTRTTLRKALTILEDERVLTRRHGVGLFINPKPIFTSGIEQLESVSAMIENAGMEPGTIFMDVSDTDPTDECVSQFDFAEDEKLVAIKRVRTADGEPVVYCVDNLLSKYLPSETEELFSVSIFDAIEQSGNVRIVQAIAQIEPVGYDEEASSILRCGVDVPLLVLKQRHYTDDGEMVLYSKNYFRADKFSFHVVRKRV